A single Myxococcales bacterium DNA region contains:
- the tsaE gene encoding tRNA (adenosine(37)-N6)-threonylcarbamoyltransferase complex ATPase subunit type 1 TsaE: MTDFPLSSMTLVVPTAGAMHAVGARLGAALDTGDVLALTGPLGSGKTTLCQGLAAGLGVPASRQVASPTFALVNLHPGRVPFAHADLYRLKSEAELEELGLEEAMEEGVTAIEWAERFPSLLPPDHLSLQLFIEPDGARTLVLGAQGPRSAGLLALFRGEEEAPLV, from the coding sequence GTGACTGACTTTCCCCTCTCCTCGATGACGCTGGTGGTGCCCACCGCCGGCGCGATGCACGCGGTGGGAGCTCGCCTGGGTGCCGCCCTCGACACGGGCGACGTGCTTGCCCTGACGGGCCCGCTCGGCAGTGGCAAGACGACGTTGTGTCAGGGCCTGGCGGCGGGGCTCGGGGTGCCGGCCAGCCGGCAGGTGGCGAGCCCCACGTTCGCCCTGGTGAACCTGCATCCGGGGCGCGTACCGTTCGCCCATGCAGATCTCTACCGCCTCAAGAGCGAGGCGGAACTCGAAGAGCTGGGGTTGGAGGAGGCGATGGAAGAAGGCGTTACCGCCATCGAGTGGGCCGAACGCTTCCCCTCCTTGCTGCCACCCGACCACCTGAGTCTTCAGCTGTTCATCGAGCCGGACGGCGCCCGTACTTTGGTGCTGGGGGCGCAGGGCCCACGGAGCGCGGGCCTACTCGCGCTGTTTCGGGGAGAAGAGGAAGCACCCCTGGTCTGA
- a CDS encoding DUF72 domain-containing protein → MRILTGTSGFSYPAWKGSFYPEKLPAKKMLASYASQLLAVEINNTFYRMPKSAELAAWAEQTPETFRFALKAPRRITHIRRLVDAQDDVAYFAQASSALGKRLGPVLFQLPPFLKCDVRRLQEFLDTLGGQAPELAAAFEFRHESWFVDEVFDALAARNAALCVADGDGLTTPLVATTSWGYLRLRKEGYAAEDLARWSAQTRTQPWSETYVFFKHEDAGVGPGLARAFLAAT, encoded by the coding sequence GTGCGCATCCTGACCGGCACGAGCGGTTTTTCGTACCCCGCGTGGAAGGGCAGTTTTTATCCCGAAAAGCTGCCGGCAAAGAAGATGCTCGCCTCCTACGCGTCCCAGCTCCTGGCGGTGGAGATCAACAACACCTTTTACCGCATGCCCAAATCGGCCGAGCTCGCGGCCTGGGCGGAGCAGACGCCGGAAACGTTTCGCTTCGCCCTGAAAGCGCCCCGGCGCATCACCCACATCCGGCGGCTCGTGGACGCCCAGGACGACGTGGCCTATTTCGCCCAGGCGTCGTCCGCCCTGGGAAAGCGCCTTGGCCCCGTGCTGTTTCAGCTTCCGCCCTTCCTCAAGTGCGACGTGAGGCGGCTACAGGAGTTTCTCGACACGCTGGGGGGCCAGGCGCCGGAGCTCGCCGCTGCGTTCGAGTTTCGCCACGAGAGCTGGTTCGTGGACGAGGTGTTCGACGCGCTCGCGGCACGGAACGCGGCGCTGTGCGTAGCCGACGGGGACGGCCTGACGACGCCCCTCGTGGCCACCACGTCGTGGGGGTACCTTCGCCTTCGTAAAGAGGGGTACGCGGCCGAAGACCTCGCGCGGTGGAGCGCGCAAACCCGGACCCAGCCCTGGTCGGAGACGTACGTGTTTTTCAAGCACGAAGACGCCGGAGTGGGTCCTGGCCTGGCCCGTGCGTTTCTCGCCGCCACCTGA
- the apaG gene encoding Co2+/Mg2+ efflux protein ApaG, translating into MATAVTQGIRVTVKSQFIADRSAPRDKRFAFSYTVTIRNEGSETAQLLSRHWTIVDNEGGVQEVKGEGVVGVQPVLRPGESFEYTSWCVIPTPSGSMRGTYQMVRSQGEKFDAEIAPFRLGLPLTLN; encoded by the coding sequence ATGGCAACGGCGGTCACCCAGGGCATTCGCGTTACGGTCAAGAGCCAGTTCATCGCGGACCGGTCGGCGCCGCGGGACAAGCGCTTTGCGTTCTCCTATACGGTGACGATACGCAACGAGGGGAGCGAGACCGCCCAGTTACTGAGTCGTCACTGGACCATCGTCGACAACGAAGGCGGGGTTCAGGAGGTCAAGGGCGAGGGGGTCGTGGGCGTTCAACCCGTGCTCCGTCCGGGTGAGAGCTTCGAGTACACGAGCTGGTGCGTGATCCCTACCCCCTCGGGCTCGATGCGCGGCACGTATCAGATGGTGCGCAGCCAGGGCGAAAAGTTCGATGCCGAGATCGCGCCCTTCCGCCTGGGGCTGCCCCTGACCCTGAACTAG
- a CDS encoding OmpA family protein, which produces MSATFGVLLMNPGSLALAQAAAPDPEGPATEAPPAESSVEAPSTEEVPEVDAPSVEEVPPAPAEAPSTGLQFEGGIFGGYHIFGKDLELGVPDVPGRAPDHGVQFGLRLALNFLPWMGLEAEASGIPTVDRIDDLDTFVMIYRLHALAHVAQLGKFRPFVLAGLNLGQIASTDGSPTLGGIENTDVDLGFHAGAGVKFDFTQRFLARFDARASWLPDYHDGGVTPSFEFLLGLGVKLGGAPPPPPPPPPPPADTDGDGILDPEDQCPSEAEDMDGFQDEDGCPDPDNDGDGIADGLDKCPAEAETRNGVDDEDGCPEVDEDSDGLVGSADKCPTEAEDADGFQDEDGCPDPDNDNDGVLDAADKCPAELETKNGFQDNDGCPDELPKEVQKFTGVIQGIQFKVNSASIRKTSFKVLAGAVKVMKEYPDLRIEISGHTSSEGDHDFNVKLSHDRADSVKEYLVSAGIEPSRIEANGYGPDQPIAPNATKKGREQNRRIEFKLLSN; this is translated from the coding sequence TTGAGCGCAACCTTTGGCGTGTTGTTGATGAACCCGGGTTCATTGGCACTCGCACAAGCAGCCGCCCCAGATCCCGAAGGGCCCGCCACAGAGGCGCCCCCTGCCGAGTCCAGCGTCGAGGCACCGTCAACCGAGGAGGTGCCCGAGGTTGATGCTCCCTCTGTCGAAGAGGTACCTCCAGCGCCCGCCGAAGCCCCGTCCACGGGCCTTCAGTTCGAAGGGGGCATCTTCGGTGGTTACCACATCTTCGGAAAGGACCTGGAACTCGGCGTGCCCGACGTCCCCGGCCGCGCGCCCGACCACGGGGTCCAGTTCGGTCTTCGTTTGGCACTCAACTTCCTGCCCTGGATGGGACTGGAAGCGGAAGCCTCCGGAATTCCCACGGTGGATCGGATCGATGATCTCGACACCTTCGTGATGATCTACCGTTTGCATGCGCTCGCTCACGTGGCGCAGCTCGGGAAGTTCAGGCCCTTCGTGCTGGCCGGTCTCAACCTCGGCCAGATCGCCTCCACAGACGGCAGCCCCACACTGGGCGGCATCGAGAATACCGACGTGGATCTCGGTTTCCACGCAGGTGCGGGCGTCAAATTCGACTTCACCCAGAGGTTCCTGGCGCGCTTCGATGCGCGGGCCTCGTGGCTGCCGGACTACCACGACGGAGGGGTCACGCCGAGCTTCGAGTTCCTCTTGGGCCTCGGTGTCAAGCTGGGGGGGGCACCGCCACCTCCGCCGCCGCCTCCTCCTCCCCCCGCCGACACGGACGGCGACGGCATCCTCGACCCCGAGGATCAGTGCCCGAGCGAGGCCGAGGACATGGACGGCTTCCAGGACGAAGACGGCTGCCCCGATCCCGACAACGACGGCGACGGCATTGCCGACGGACTGGACAAGTGTCCAGCCGAAGCGGAGACCCGCAACGGCGTCGATGACGAAGACGGCTGCCCCGAGGTCGACGAAGACAGCGACGGGCTCGTCGGCTCGGCCGACAAGTGTCCCACGGAAGCGGAAGACGCTGACGGGTTCCAGGACGAAGACGGCTGCCCCGATCCCGACAACGACAACGACGGCGTGCTCGACGCCGCCGACAAGTGCCCCGCCGAGCTCGAGACCAAGAACGGCTTCCAGGACAACGACGGCTGTCCGGATGAATTGCCGAAGGAGGTTCAGAAGTTCACGGGCGTCATCCAGGGCATTCAGTTCAAGGTGAACTCGGCGTCCATCCGAAAGACCTCGTTCAAGGTCCTTGCCGGCGCGGTCAAGGTGATGAAGGAGTACCCGGATCTGCGCATCGAGATCTCCGGCCACACCTCTTCGGAGGGCGATCACGACTTCAACGTGAAGCTGTCGCACGATCGGGCCGACTCAGTGAAGGAGTACCTCGTCTCGGCAGGCATCGAGCCTTCCCGCATCGAAGCCAACGGCTACGGTCCTGACCAGCCCATCGCTCCGAACGCGACCAAGAAGGGTCGCGAGCAGAACAGGCGCATCGAGTTCAAGTTGCTGAGCAACTAA
- a CDS encoding Ku protein, with protein MAARSIAKGSISFGLVAIPVRLYPATQPHAGMSFNLLDKETGSRLKQQYVRATDGQIVERSQMVKGYEFAKGQYVTFTTEELKSLEERGSQAIEIDEFVPRSAVDPIHYDKPYYLGPERGGEKAYALLSKVMTETDRVAIARYAARGKQYLVMLRPAQQGLVMQQLLYADEVRPMSDVPLPQVELKMGELQLARQLVEQISKQTFEVSAYKDEVRERINADIQRKVEGHEIETLEDEAAPAQVIDLMEALKASLAVHGGATDDGSRRPAKASEAPAEKPAKRARGPAKG; from the coding sequence ATGGCGGCGCGCTCGATCGCGAAAGGGAGCATCTCATTCGGCTTGGTGGCCATTCCGGTCCGGCTTTACCCGGCCACCCAGCCGCACGCAGGGATGTCGTTCAACCTGCTCGACAAAGAGACGGGGAGCCGCCTCAAACAGCAGTACGTGCGCGCGACCGACGGGCAGATCGTCGAGCGGTCACAGATGGTGAAGGGCTACGAATTCGCCAAGGGCCAATACGTCACGTTCACGACCGAGGAACTCAAGTCTCTCGAGGAGCGGGGAAGTCAAGCGATCGAGATAGACGAGTTCGTTCCCCGGTCCGCTGTCGATCCCATCCACTACGACAAGCCCTACTACCTTGGCCCCGAACGGGGGGGCGAGAAGGCGTATGCCTTGCTCAGCAAGGTGATGACCGAGACGGATCGCGTGGCCATTGCCCGCTACGCCGCGCGCGGCAAACAGTACCTCGTGATGCTCCGCCCGGCGCAGCAGGGGCTGGTCATGCAGCAGCTGCTCTATGCTGACGAAGTGCGTCCCATGAGCGATGTGCCCCTGCCGCAGGTCGAGCTGAAGATGGGCGAGCTTCAGCTGGCGCGGCAGCTGGTCGAGCAGATCTCGAAGCAGACCTTCGAGGTATCTGCCTACAAGGACGAGGTCCGCGAGCGCATCAACGCCGACATCCAGCGCAAGGTGGAGGGCCACGAAATCGAAACGCTGGAAGATGAGGCTGCGCCCGCGCAGGTCATCGATCTCATGGAGGCACTCAAGGCCTCACTGGCGGTTCACGGTGGGGCAACGGATGACGGCAGCCGTCGTCCCGCCAAGGCCTCGGAAGCGCCAGCGGAAAAGCCGGCCAAGCGGGCCCGCGGCCCCGCGAAGGGCTGA
- a CDS encoding response regulator, producing the protein MDELASEQTPTARVLYVDDEPNLCRAFCRIFGNEPGLSVHTSTSPQQALTLVAAEPFDVIVSDLRMPEMDGIEFLTSARRHRPEARRLLISGYADFETALVAINKLGVDRLLTKPWNTYDVVSAVQSAAEHVSLLRENARVQEELRRKARELARVNRHLDRMVEERTSNLLDSLVSALDLRDSETQWHSRRVGLYARRLATELGIADRELDDIERGSMLHDIGKIGVRDAVLLKPGPLDAQEWVEMKRHPALGFEMLKDISFLERARLIPLQHQERWDGSGYPGGLKGEQIQIGARIFAVVDTYDAITSNRPYRKARPYAVARAEIERCAGTQFDPKVVTAWLRIAEAEWHQIRRSFEARGADD; encoded by the coding sequence ATGGATGAACTGGCCAGCGAGCAAACGCCCACGGCGCGAGTTCTCTACGTCGACGACGAGCCGAACCTGTGCCGCGCGTTCTGCCGCATCTTTGGCAATGAACCAGGCCTGAGCGTGCACACCAGCACGTCGCCCCAACAGGCACTCACCTTGGTCGCTGCCGAGCCCTTCGACGTGATCGTCTCCGATCTGCGGATGCCCGAGATGGATGGAATCGAGTTCCTCACGAGCGCGCGTCGGCATAGGCCGGAGGCCCGACGCTTGTTGATTAGCGGCTACGCCGACTTCGAGACCGCCCTGGTGGCCATCAACAAGCTCGGCGTGGATCGGCTTTTGACCAAACCCTGGAACACCTACGACGTGGTCAGCGCCGTTCAGTCGGCAGCCGAGCACGTCAGTCTGCTGCGGGAGAATGCCCGGGTCCAAGAGGAGCTTCGGCGCAAGGCCCGCGAGCTCGCGCGGGTGAACCGCCACCTCGATCGCATGGTGGAAGAGCGGACCAGCAACCTTCTCGACAGTTTGGTCTCCGCGCTCGATCTCCGAGATTCGGAGACTCAGTGGCATTCGCGCCGGGTGGGGCTGTACGCGCGGCGGCTGGCCACGGAGCTTGGCATCGCTGACCGCGAGCTCGACGACATCGAGCGGGGCAGCATGCTTCACGACATCGGGAAGATCGGCGTTCGCGATGCCGTGCTGCTGAAACCTGGGCCCCTCGACGCGCAAGAGTGGGTAGAAATGAAGCGGCACCCGGCGCTCGGCTTCGAGATGCTCAAGGACATCTCGTTTCTGGAGCGGGCGCGCCTGATACCGCTTCAGCACCAGGAGCGCTGGGACGGCTCGGGCTACCCCGGAGGGCTCAAGGGCGAACAGATACAGATCGGCGCACGGATCTTCGCCGTGGTGGACACCTACGACGCGATCACGAGCAACCGCCCCTACCGCAAGGCACGGCCCTACGCGGTGGCCCGCGCGGAGATCGAGCGCTGCGCAGGCACCCAGTTCGACCCGAAGGTCGTCACCGCTTGGCTCCGCATCGCGGAGGCCGAGTGGCACCAGATCCGCCGCAGCTTCGAAGCGCGGGGCGCAGACGACTGA
- a CDS encoding tetratricopeptide repeat protein, translated as MYSVRKVSNVLGVPPDRLRSYVKAGFVTPERSEDGELTLSFQDMVLVRKVEGLLGAQIPARRVHQAIRRLQAAFGKERKVTGLNLEVEGDRLVVDEGDSRWDPDSGQMFFDFGTHRARRDALDTNIAPLALAREDSKPQASLGNRNVEPAQRPAGSSAQEHFERGCRLEDTDDTAAREAYQAAIELEPGHADAQINLGRLLHESGHPEAAQRHYRVALSVRPDDPTACFNLGVALEDTGHRAEAIEAYEASIGIDPSNADAHYNLARLLEQLGRPESAVRHLLIYRQLTKRR; from the coding sequence ATGTATTCAGTCCGGAAGGTGTCTAACGTGCTCGGCGTGCCGCCCGACCGCCTTCGGTCGTACGTGAAGGCCGGCTTCGTCACGCCCGAGCGTTCCGAGGACGGAGAGCTCACCTTGTCGTTTCAAGACATGGTGCTCGTCAGGAAGGTGGAGGGGTTACTTGGGGCGCAAATTCCCGCACGCAGGGTTCATCAGGCCATCCGCCGACTGCAGGCCGCCTTCGGCAAAGAGCGCAAGGTGACGGGGCTCAACCTCGAGGTGGAGGGGGACCGGCTCGTGGTCGACGAGGGCGACTCTCGTTGGGACCCCGATTCGGGACAGATGTTCTTCGATTTCGGGACGCACCGCGCGCGGCGAGACGCACTCGACACGAACATCGCTCCCCTGGCCTTGGCACGCGAGGACAGCAAGCCGCAAGCCTCCCTTGGGAATCGCAACGTCGAGCCTGCTCAGCGTCCCGCTGGCTCGAGCGCGCAGGAGCACTTCGAGCGGGGCTGCCGTCTCGAGGATACGGACGATACGGCGGCGCGCGAGGCCTATCAGGCGGCCATCGAGCTCGAACCCGGTCACGCGGACGCGCAGATCAATCTCGGACGCCTTCTTCACGAATCCGGACACCCCGAGGCCGCTCAGCGGCACTACCGGGTAGCGCTGTCCGTGCGCCCTGACGACCCCACGGCCTGCTTCAACCTGGGTGTGGCTCTCGAAGACACAGGGCATCGGGCGGAGGCCATCGAGGCTTACGAAGCGTCGATCGGGATTGATCCCTCGAACGCAGACGCCCACTACAACCTGGCCCGGCTGCTGGAGCAGCTCGGGCGCCCCGAGTCGGCCGTTCGCCACCTGCTCATTTACCGGCAGCTGACCAAACGGCGTTGA
- a CDS encoding glycosyltransferase has translation MSGSESPPSGRAFDLQGGSEACRGGDVADAWAAQIRPRVSLCMIVRDEATNLPRVLRSAAPWVGEIVVVDTGSQDESPAIAAAYGARVVHDPWRDSFAHARNTSLAQASLPFALLLDADEELVVTDAPAFARALTQGVLAYAVDCHDQRDDGGVSIAPLLRLFRRDREDMRFHGAVHEQLTAVARGNVSVAHAPFMHFLHAGHTQAVVRGRDKDARNLSLARKQVQSSPTDPFAWYCLGQALVTAPSSSRLTEARQAFSQALFRLTAAHEGEAFVVSLFASQASTLQQLGLEPERQRTLDAAVACYPNSPDLRLARGNYALSQSDFTAAETDFRACLTPAAEAFFVRLDPAATGARALTQLGLCLVKQQRFDEAVVTLSQASALARPGDDLARTVLAKLLEMASRRSKPPAAEDDRD, from the coding sequence ATGAGCGGGTCCGAATCGCCGCCCTCAGGCCGAGCCTTCGATCTCCAAGGTGGCTCTGAAGCCTGCCGCGGGGGTGACGTCGCAGACGCGTGGGCAGCGCAGATTCGGCCTCGGGTCAGTCTGTGCATGATCGTACGCGACGAGGCTACGAACCTCCCGCGTGTCTTGCGCTCCGCCGCGCCGTGGGTTGGCGAGATCGTGGTGGTCGATACCGGCTCCCAGGATGAGTCGCCTGCCATCGCAGCGGCCTACGGCGCGCGCGTCGTGCATGACCCCTGGCGGGACTCCTTCGCGCACGCGCGAAACACGTCGCTCGCGCAGGCCAGCCTGCCCTTCGCGCTGCTGCTGGATGCAGACGAAGAGCTGGTGGTGACGGACGCCCCGGCCTTCGCACGGGCCCTGACACAGGGGGTGCTGGCCTACGCGGTAGACTGCCATGATCAAAGAGACGATGGGGGTGTTTCGATCGCCCCGCTCTTGCGCCTGTTTCGCCGGGATCGGGAGGACATGCGATTTCACGGTGCCGTTCACGAACAGCTCACCGCCGTCGCACGGGGCAACGTGAGCGTTGCACACGCCCCCTTCATGCATTTCCTTCACGCTGGACATACACAGGCCGTCGTGAGGGGACGCGACAAAGACGCCCGCAACCTGAGCTTGGCGCGCAAGCAGGTCCAAAGCAGCCCCACCGACCCGTTTGCCTGGTACTGCTTGGGACAGGCGCTCGTCACCGCGCCCTCTTCCTCCCGGCTCACAGAGGCGCGCCAGGCGTTCTCGCAGGCCCTCTTCCGGCTGACCGCCGCGCACGAAGGCGAGGCGTTCGTCGTGTCTCTCTTCGCAAGCCAGGCCAGCACGCTGCAACAACTCGGGCTCGAGCCCGAGAGGCAACGCACGCTGGACGCGGCCGTCGCCTGTTATCCGAACAGCCCGGATCTGCGCCTGGCTCGCGGCAACTACGCTTTGTCGCAGAGCGACTTCACCGCCGCGGAGACCGACTTTCGTGCATGCCTCACGCCAGCCGCCGAGGCGTTCTTCGTGCGGCTCGATCCCGCGGCCACCGGCGCGCGGGCCTTGACCCAGCTCGGGCTGTGCCTGGTCAAGCAGCAGCGCTTCGACGAGGCGGTCGTCACCCTGTCGCAAGCCAGCGCCCTGGCACGGCCGGGCGACGATTTGGCCCGCACGGTATTGGCCAAACTGCTAGAGATGGCTTCCCGCCGGTCAAAGCCACCGGCGGCTGAGGACGACCGTGACTGA
- a CDS encoding 4a-hydroxytetrahydrobiopterin dehydratase, protein MELNQKKCVPCEGGVPKLTAEEIAVLAPKVAAWRVVDHRRLQRRFEFENFVAALAFVNRMADLAEREGHHPDFSVQYSLVDVTIWTHAIGGLSENDFILAAKIDQL, encoded by the coding sequence ATGGAGCTCAATCAAAAAAAGTGTGTTCCGTGTGAGGGGGGTGTTCCCAAACTGACGGCCGAAGAGATTGCCGTTTTGGCGCCCAAGGTGGCTGCGTGGCGCGTGGTGGATCACCGCAGGCTGCAGCGTCGCTTCGAGTTCGAGAATTTCGTCGCGGCCCTGGCGTTCGTCAACCGCATGGCCGACCTTGCCGAGCGCGAGGGCCATCACCCCGACTTCTCGGTCCAGTATTCCCTCGTGGATGTGACTATCTGGACCCACGCCATCGGGGGCCTCTCGGAAAACGATTTCATCTTGGCCGCCAAAATCGACCAGCTCTGA